Genomic DNA from Streptomyces sp. GS7:
GTCCTTCGAAGGTGTCCAGGAGGGGCCCCTTGGATTTCACGCGGCGCCGGATGATCTCCATGTCGTAGTCGGCGGGCAGGGTGACGGCGTAGTGCATGGCGTGCACGGCGGCTCCGTAGGGGAGTGGGGAGTGGGGAGTGGTCAGGGGGTGCCGGGCGACGGGGCGGGGGTGACCGTTTGCGCGGCCAGCAGGGCCAGGACGCCGCGGACCGCCGCGTCGAACGGCGCGGTGTCCTCGGCCGCCCGGGCCAGCACATAGCCGCCCTGGACGACGGCCGCGACGGCCGCGGCGGTGGCCACCGGGTCGAGGCCGGCGGCGAGTTCGCCGCGCCGCTGCCCCTCGGCCAGGACCTCGGCGATCCGGTGCCGGAGCCGGCCGAACGTCTCGTCCAGCGGCTGCCGCAGCTCGGGGCTTCGGACGACGTCGCGGTCCTGCGCCATCCGGCCGATCGGGCAGCCGCGCAGCACCTGCCGCTCCCGCAGCAGATAGGCCGCGACCCGGTCGTACGCCGTCCCCGGGCCGGCGAGGCACTCCTCCGCGGCCCGCTGCATGTCCTCCGCGGTCCGCCGGATCGCGGCCAGTGCGAGATCGGACTTGCCGGTGAAGTGGTGGTACATGCTGCCCTGGCCGACGCCCGCGCGCTCCAGGATCGCCTTGGGGCTGGTGCCGACGTAGCCGCGCTCCCACAGGAGTTCCCGGGTGCTCGCGATCAGCCGCTCCTGTGTGCCGGCCGGTGCGGTCGCTGCGCTGTCCGGTGTGCTGCTCGTGCTGTGTGGGGTGCCCATGAAGGGACTGTACATACCAGTAGTTACAAAGATCAAGAGGGTGCGGGCCGGGAGCGGTGGGGCGGCCGTCCGGCGTGGTGGAGGGGGGAGCAGGCGGGGCGGTTCCGTGTACTTCCCCGGTCGTACGGGCGGAGCCGCTGGCGGTACGACGACGTGCGGCCCCCGGACGGCGAGGCTCGAAGAGAGCCGGCGGAACACCGTTGACCGGCCGGCGGTGCCTTATCCATCAAGGAGATGATCCCCATGTACGCACTCGCGGAGCCCTGGTCCGGCGGCGGACCGGGCCCCTGGATCCTGTTCGTTCCCGTGGTCTGGGTGGCGGTCGCCTTCACCGCGGTGACCGTGCTGCGCCGCACCGTGTGGCGGCACGGCGGGCCCGGCGGGCCGATCCGCGGCCCCTGGGGTGCCCCCCGGTCCGCGGCCGGTGCCGGCACGCCCTCG
This window encodes:
- a CDS encoding TetR/AcrR family transcriptional regulator, with protein sequence MGTPHSTSSTPDSAATAPAGTQERLIASTRELLWERGYVGTSPKAILERAGVGQGSMYHHFTGKSDLALAAIRRTAEDMQRAAEECLAGPGTAYDRVAAYLLRERQVLRGCPIGRMAQDRDVVRSPELRQPLDETFGRLRHRIAEVLAEGQRRGELAAGLDPVATAAAVAAVVQGGYVLARAAEDTAPFDAAVRGVLALLAAQTVTPAPSPGTP
- a CDS encoding SHOCT domain-containing protein; translation: MYALAEPWSGGGPGPWILFVPVVWVAVAFTAVTVLRRTVWRHGGPGGPIRGPWGAPRSAAGAGTPSPIAVLGRRFAAGDIDEEEYWRRLSVLEEHFGAGPKSGPA